A region from the Panicum hallii strain FIL2 chromosome 1, PHallii_v3.1, whole genome shotgun sequence genome encodes:
- the LOC112897241 gene encoding uncharacterized protein LOC112897241, producing the protein MIRHHPQELKHQALNNLKIKVKFMVTIKFLALIKGENKVEKLKKLLHKFKMMMMDPFNLNHKCLIQEFIKAFNRIIPLIIFLEVVETLNDLNSVIAMQKELNNFTRNKFSRIMTKMFKMSMIGELKFFLGFQVKQMKEGTFICQTKYVKDMLKKFDVADAKPIKTLMALNGHLDLDEEGKSVD; encoded by the exons ATGATCCGTCATCAtccacaagagttgaagcaCCAAGCTCTCAACAACCTCAAGATCAAAGTCAAGTTCATGGTGACGATCAAGTTCTTGGcattgatcaagggggagaacaAGGTGGAGAAGCTCAAGAAGTTGCTCCACAAGTTCAAAATGATGATGATGGACCCATTCAACCTCAATCACAAGTGCCTCatccaagagttcatcaaagCTTTCAACAGGATCATCCCGTTGATAATATTCTTGGAA GTAGTTGAAACACTTAATGATCTGAATTCGGTAATTGCCATGCAAAAagagttgaacaacttcacaagaAATAAG tttagtaggatcatgaccaaGATGTTTAAGATGTCTATGATAGGTGAATTGAAGTTCTTTcttggatttcaagtcaagcaaatgaaggaaggaACCTTcatatgtcaaaccaagtatgtgAAGGATATGCTTAAGAAGTTTGACGTGGCTGatgccaagcctatcaagacactTATGGCATTAAATGGTCATCTTGATCTCGATGAAGAAGGGAAGTCTGTTGAttaa